The DNA sequence TCCACCGCACCTTCGCCATCCAGGAGCTGACCCTGCCGCTGGCGCTGGCCGGTGACGACGTCATCGGGCAGGCCCGCACCGGCACCGGCAAGACCCTGGGCTTCGGCATCCCGCTGCTCCAGCGCATCACCGTGCCGGGTGACGGCACGCCGCAGGCGCTGGTCGTGGTGCCGACGCGCGAGCTGTGCCTCCAGGTCACCCACGACCTGACCGACGCGGCGAAGCACCTGGGCGTGCGCGTGCTGGCCATCTACGGCGGCCGGCCGTACGAGCCGCAGATCGCGGCGCTGCGCAAGGGCGTCGACGTGGTCGTCGGCACGCCGGGCCGGCTGCTCGACCTGGCCGAGCAGCGCCACCTGGTGCTCGGCAAGGTGCGCGGCCTGGTGCTGGACGAGGCCGACGAGATGCTCGACCTGGGCTTCCTGCCCGACATCGAGCGGATCCTGCGCATGGTGCCCGACGAGCGGCAGACCATGCTGTTCTCGGCGACCATGCCCGGCCCGATCATCACGCTGGCGCGCACGTTCCTCAACCAGCCGACGCACGTGCGGGCCGAGGAGAACGACGCGGGCGCGATCCACGAGCGCACGGAGCAGTTCGTCTACCGGGCGCACGCGCTGGACAAGTCGGAGCTGCTGGCGCGGGCGCTGCAGGCCCGTGAGCGCGGCCTGTCGATGGTGTTCACGCGGACCAAGCGCACCGCCCAGAAGGTGGCCGACGAGCTGGTCGAACGCGGCTTCGCCGCCGCGGCCGTGCACGGCGACCTGGGACAGGGCGCGCGCGAGCAGGCGCTGCGGGCGTTCCGCTCGGGCAAGATCGACGTGCTGGTGGCGACCGACGTGGCCGCGCGCGGCATCGACGTCGAGGGCGTCACGCACGTGATCAACTACCAGTGCCCCGAGGACGAGAAGACCTACGTGCACCGCATCGGCCGCACGGGTCGGGCGGGGCGCACGGGTGTGGCCGTGACGCTGGTCGACTGGGACGAGATGCCCCGGTGGAAGATGATCAGCGACGCGCTCGACCTGGGCAAGCCGGAGCCGGTGGAGACGTACTCGACGTCCGACCACCTGTTCAAGGACCTGGACATCCCCGCCGGGTCGACCGGCCGGCTGCCGCTGGGGCTGCGCACGCGCGCCGGCCTCGGTGCCGAGCCGGAGGAGAACCTGAAGGGCGAGAAGAAGACGCGCAAGCGGCGTCGCGGCGGCCGTTCGGGCGCCGGCGCCGAGTCGACCCAGCCCGCCGAACCGGGTTCGAGCACCGCGACCGGCAGCACCGGTTCGGGCTCGGGCGAGGACGGCGGCACCCGCCCGCGCAAGCGCCGCCGCAGCCGCGGTGGTGTGGCGGCGGGCGAGAACGGCACGGTGTCCGAGGCGTCGTCCGAGGTCACCGCGGGCGCGCCGGCCGAACCGCCCGCCGGCGAGGGCGAGCGCCCGCGCAGGCGTCGGCGTCGTCGCACGGGCGGCGGCGAGTCGTCCGAGCCGGCGCAGGCCGACTAGGGAAGAATCGCGGTGGGCAGCGCGACCACGAGCGCTGCCCGGCCCGACCAGCGAACACGATCGGGTGATCATGGCCCGAGGATGTACGGAAACGCTGTTACCGCACCTCGGTTGGAACAACGAGGCGCCCCGAACCACCCCCGGCACCCCGCGAACCACCACCGCGACCGTCCACCCCGGCCAACACCGGGAACCAGCCACCGCTGGGACCGGCCGCCGGCCGCTGGGCGGACTCGCGGCAACCGGACGCCGACCGCCTCGCTCGCGCCGGGAGAAGCCGGACCGGCCCGGAGGACGCGGGAGCCGGGGCCGACCGCGAGGCCCGGGACGGGCCCTGTGGCGGTGCCGCCTCACACCGACCTCTTCCCGGTGGTGGCAGCATGTCGCCAGACCGAACGCGATAGATCACCGACCATCGGGAGCCGGGCAGTGGGCCAGCCGGAGCAGGCGGAGTCGAACGGGCAGGTCGTGCTGGACGGGGAAGACGTCCTGGCCGAGTCCGGCGACCCGCGGGTCGAGCAGCCGCAGGACGACGTGATCGCCGAGCCGGTGCCGTCACGGTCGTGGCGCACCAGGGGCGATTTCGTCGGCGTCGCGCTGGTCGTGGTCGCGGTGTTGGTGGCGAGCTTGGTGCTGTGGCTGACCAGCGACGCCCGCAACACCGTCAGCCAGACCGGCCCGTCCGAGATCACCCCGTTGCAGCCCGTCACGGTGATGCCGCCGACGCTGTCCGAGATCTGGCGGGCACCCAGTGGGGCGACGCCCGTTCCGGTGAACCTCGACTCGGTCGTGGTCACCGGCGACGGTGGCGAGGTGGTCGGCCGGAACGCGTTCACCGGCGACGTCCGCTGGCGCTACGCCCGCGACCTGCCCCTGTGCACCGTCACCACGGCCTGGGGCCGCGTGTTCGCCGTGCACCGCAAGGACACCAACTGCTCCGAGGTCACCACCCTCGAAACGGCCTCCGGCAAGCGCGGCCCGCAGCGCAACGGCGACGCCGAGCTCGGCACCCGCCTGCTGAACGAGGGCTCCCACGTGCTCACCACCGGCGGCACGTACGTCGAGGTCTACCGCCGCGACGACCTGGTCCGCTCGCTGGAGTACGGCACCCTGCGCGCCATCGTCAACCCGAACAAGCAGCCCCGCACCGGCTGCACCTACCACTCGTTCGCGGTCACCGGCGGCAAGGTCGCGATGATCGAGCGCTGCCCCTCGCTGGACCCGTCCGACCGCCTCACCATCCTCAAGCCCAACCCGGAGAAGTCCGACGAGCCGCAGGTCATCAGCAGCACCGTGACCGGCGAGACCGGCGCGCGGGTGATCGCCGTGACCGCGAACCGGGTCGCGCTGGCCGCGCCGGGCCGGATCGTGGTGTTCGACTCCGAGACCGGCTCCTCGGTCGGCACCTACCCGGTCGACGTCTCCGCCGACGAGCTCGCGGGCGACCCGCCCGGCCGGGTGGCGTCCACGTTCACCAGCACCGCGAACATCTACTGGTTCACCGGTTCGAAGACGGTCGCGCTGTCGTTGGCCGACCTGAACCCGCTCTGGACCGCGAACGGCACGCTCGGCGCGGGCACCACGCTCGCCGGCCGGCTGCTGCTGCCCGTCGACGACGGCCTGAAGGTGCTCGACCAGGTCACCGGCGAGGAGGTCGCGGCGATCCCGGTCGACCGCGGCGACCACACCGGTCCGGTCGAGATGGCCACCGAGGGGCCCGTGGTGCTGGAGCAGCGCGGCGGCACGCTCGTCGCACTGCGGTAACGCGCCACGCGCACGCGCGGCCGGTGCGGCAGACTGCGAGACGTGCACTCGCAGTTCAGCCCGCACCGGGCGCAACGCGTGGACCTGCCCGGCAGGCACGGCCCGATCGCGGCCCTGCACGCCCCCGCCGCGGGCCGCGACCTCGGCGCCACGGCGCTGCTCGTGCCCGGCTACACGGGGTCCAAGGAGGACTTCGCGCCGCTGGTCGACCCGATCGCCGACGCGGGCGTCGAGGCCGTCGCGATCGACCTGCCCGGCCAGTACGAGTCACCCGGCCCGCCGGCCGAATCCGACTACCGGCCCGAGGTGCTGGGCTCGGTGGTGGCCGAGCTGGTCGCGAAGCTCGCCGCCGAGGGCAGGCGCGTGCTGCTGCTCGGCCACTCGTTCGGCGGCCTGGTGGCGCGGGGCGCGGTGTTGGCGGGCGCTCCGGTGTCGGGGTTGACGTTGATGGCGTCCGGCCCGTCGGAGCTGCCGCCGGGGGCGCGCCGCACCGCCCTGGACTACGGCGAGATCGTGCTGCGCGAGCAGGGCGTGGAGGCGTCGCAGGAGGTCAACGAGACCCGCCTGGCGCTCAACCCGAACTGGCGCGACGTCCCGCAGGAGCTCAAGGACTTCTACCGGGAGCGGTTCGTGCGCTCGTCGCCCGCCGGGCTGCTGGGCATGGGCGAGGCGCTGCGCACCGAGCCGGACCTGGTCGCCAAGCTGGCCCGCGTCATGCGGTCGGCGGGCATCCCGTGCCTCGTGGTGTGCGGTGACCTGGACGACGCGTGGTCGGCCGCGAGCCAGCGGGACATGGCCGAACGCCTCGACGCCGACTTCGCCGTGCTGTCCGGCGTCATGCACAACCCGAACACCGAGGCGCCGGAGGCGTTGCTGGCCACGGTGCTGCCGACCTGGCGCGCCTGGCTGGCCTGAAGGCCGGTCAGGCCCACCAGAAGAACCACAGGGTCGCGACCGCCAGCAGCACGACCACCAGGCCGCACACCGCCACCACCCAGCCCCGGCGGCGGTCGGCGACGACCTGGGCCACCACCGCGGCGGTGGCCGCGACGACGTGCCCGATCACCACGTCGAGCCCCGGTCCGGGCAGGTCGTGCGTCGCCGCGTAGACCTGCACGCCGATCATCGCCAGCGCCAGCAGCACCAAGCCGACGGCGAGCGCGCCGCTGACGCCGCGCCACAGCCTCGCCAGGCGTGGTTCGGGTCCGCTGTCCACCATCGTCACGCGGCCAACTCTACGGCGCGAGCAACGCCCACGGGTCGAGCGCCGGCGCCGCCCGTTGACCTTCGGGGCAGGACCGGCGGAAGTCGCACCACGTGCACTGGTTCCCGGTGCGCGGCGGGAACAGGATCTCCGGGTCGCCGCCCGCCTCCAGGGTGTCGGTGGCCAGCCGCAGCTCGTCCGCCGCCTCCTCGGCCCGCGACACGTGCCGCCCCAGGCTCTCCTCGGTGTGCTCCCACACCGCCACCGTGCGCGTCGGCAGGTGGTGCAGCTCGACCCGGTGGCACGGCTTGCGCAGCGTGCGCCGCGCCGCCAGCGCGTACAGCGCCAACGCCTGCGAGCCCCGCGCGTCGTCCACGGTCAGCGCGTGCCGGCCGGTCTTGTAGTCGACGATCACGAGTTCGCCGTCACGCAGGTCGATCCGGTCGACCCGGCCCTCGGCGACGATCTTGGACGTGGGTGTGGACACCCAGCGCTCGATGCCGACCGGTTCGATCGACGTGTCCAGCCCTTCGACGTAGTCGCGCACCCAGCCGACCGCGCGGTCCCGGTAGACGGCGGCCTGTTCGGCGTCCCGGAAGCCGTCGTTCTTCCACTGCCGGTGCAGCAACGCGACCGCCTGCTCGGGGGTGCGGCGCTCGGCGGGCAGGTCGAACAACGCCTTCAACGCGTTGTGCACGACCGCCCCGAGGGTGTTGTGCGCCCACGCCCCACCGCGGGGCGGCGACGGCCGGTCGAGGTAGGCCATGCGGAAGCGACGCGGGCAGTCGGCCCACGTGGCGAGCTTCGCCGGCGTCACCCGCACGAGCTTCTTCGGCATCGCGCCGAAGTCGAACCCCAGCTGTTCCTGCACGGGTCCAAGCTACCCAGGCGGTCCGACAGTCCTTCACCCGACGAGGATCTTGCACCCGGTCGCCCGGTCGGCCAGGGCGTCGAGCACGTCCGGCGACGTCGTCTCCGCGCCGAGCCGCACCGTCTTGTTGGTGCCGTGGTAGTCGCTGGACCCCGTGGTCAGCAGGCCGAGCTCCCCGGCCAGGCCGCGCAGCCGCGCCCGCGTCCCCGCGTCGTGGTCGGGGTGGTCCACCTCGACGCCGGCCAGCCCCAGGTCGGCGAGGTCGGCCACCACCTGGTCGGTGACGATCGGGCCCCGGGAGGTGGCGAACGGGTGCGCGAGGACCGTCACACCGCCCGCCTCGGTGATCATCTGGATCGCCCGCGCCACGGGCGTGTCGGTGCGCGGCACGTAGTACCGGCCACCGGTCAGGTACTTGGCGAACGCCTCGTCCACGGTCGACACGACACCGGCCCGGATCAACGCCATGGCGAGGTGGGGTCGTCCGGCCGGCGCGTCGGCGGGCATGGCCGCCATCAGCTCGTCGGGGTCGATGGGGAACCCGTCATCGACCATCCGCTCGGCCATCCGGCGCAGCCGGTGCCGTCGTTCCAGGCGCAGCCTGAGCTGCTCCTCGACCAGCGCGGGCGAGGTGTGGTCGTACAGGTAGGCGAGCAGGTGGACGGTGATGACCCGGCCCCGGCCGTCGTCGGACGCGCAGGACAGCTCGGCGCCGCGCACCAGCTTCAAGCCGGGTGGCAGCGCGGCGGCCGCCTCCGCCCAGCCGGCAGCGGTGTCGTGGTCGGTGAGCGCGACCGCGGTCAAGCCGGTGGCGGCCGCGGCCGCCACCAACTCCGCGGGCGTGTCGGTGCCGTCGGACTCGGTCGAGTGGGTGTGCAGGTCGATGCGCACCCCGCCAGTCTCCCCCACGGCCGGGTCGGACCTACGGCACCATCTTCTTGCCGCGCGCCGCCCGCTGCGCCTTGATCATCGAGAAGCGCTCCGCCTGGGCCTTCTTGTCACCGAAGGTCAACTCCGAGATGGCGTCGTAGACCTCCTCGGGGTTGGGCAGGTACTCGATCCGGTTGAGGGCCTGGATCTGACCCGCCGACTCGACCACCAGCGTCCCGAAGCCGAACATGCGCCCGAGCACCGAGCGCTCGTAGGTCAGGTCGGTGACCTTGCTGATCGGCATCATCGCGACCTTGGTCTCGAAGACCCCGGACGAGATCATGAACCTCTTGTCGGTGACGACGATCCGCTCCACCCACCACTCCATGACGAAGTAGGCCAGCCTGAGCAGCACGAACAGCGAGGCGTACCAGAGGATGTTCTGGATGATGCCCGCGTTGTCGGGCAGCAGGTACGAGATCATCATCGCGCCGGCCAGCAGCGCGCCGGCCTCGAGGAGATCCCAGAGCAGACTGCTCCAGTGCCTGCGGACCCGGATGACCCGACGCTCCGTGGGGAGCAGGTACTCGTCGGGGTCCCGTGGTGCGAACATGCTTCGACCTCTCGCCGTGGTGGGAGGAGCCGGTCGACTCAGAACAATTGTTTCACGAAGGTGATGAGCGCCTCAGCGGCTTCCCGCAGCGTGCCCAGGATGTTCTGCACCAGCTGAGCCGCCTGCTGCGGCTCCGCGATGAGGAAGAACAGGAGCAAGCCGACCCCGGCGAAAGTGAGAATCTTCTTCAGATTCACGGTGATCAACCCCGTTCGCTACCGCACCCGTTTGGCGCCAGTGAAAACCGTTGTACCGCACTCCGCGACACGTCGGGAGATTTGTACCGCACTTGGGTCAGCGTCCTGCACCGCCAACCCGGTGTGACTACGGTAGGTGACCGTTACGGCCGAACGGGAGTCCCGGATCCGCCGCGTCAGCGCCATCGCGCCCGACTCGAACGGGCGACTGCTGCCCGTCCGCAGGCGCAATCCGCCAGGTGAGGGACTATGGTCGCGACCGCGCGGCCGAGCCGGGCCGGGCGAATCCGACGAGACCGCATTAGTGCGGGAACCGCGCGCGCACCCGAGACTCTCCGTGACCACCGGGGCGTCGACCGGCAGCGTCACCCGTCCGGCGCCAGGCGGTGCGCACGGGTTCCACGACGCGCCTGCCAGGTGCGATCCGGCGTCCTCCGACCGGGCCGGGACGCGGTGGACGCGCGGTGGGCCGAAGCTGCGATCTTGGCCACACTCCCACTGGACGAGAAGGTGCGAGGAACCCTCGCCCGATGGGGTCAGGCTCCCCCGTTCGTGATCGACATCCCCCGGTCAGGGGAGCCACACCAACCGCTGGCCGTGCGGCGCGGTCTTCGCCAAGGCCTGCGCCGAGCGCACCTCGCCGCCCTCGAACCGGACCAGGCCCACCACGCCGAACGCCGGCTCGTCGGGTCCGGGCCGCAGGTCGTCCCGTCCCGGCAGCACGTGCGCGAGCCCCGCCGCGTACTCCTCGTGGCTCAACCACCACACCGGCCGGCCGAGGTCGCGCACCGCGGCCACGAACTCCTCCCCCGCCAGGTACGGCAGGACGTTGCTGGTCAGCACCACCAGCGGCAGGTCGGCGGGCACCCGGTCGGCGGCCTTGCCCAGGTCGGCCACCGCGTCGCCGACCACGAACTCCGGCGGCGACTTGCGCTGCACGGTCGCGGCCACGCCGAACAGCCGCAGCCGCTCCGGCTGGTCGGCCCAGACGCACGCCTCCAGCCACGCGTAGGTGTCCTCGTCGGTCAGGTCGGCGGGCGCCCGGTCCAACCCCACCTTCGCCGCGACCTTCACCGTTTTGGGGATCTTCGGCAGCTCCGCGCCGGGCGCCTGCTCCAGCGCGCAGTGCAGCCCGAGCGCCGCCTTGGCGGGCCCGGCGACGAGCTGCCCGGCCTGCTGGGTCTGGTAGCGGTAGCCGTACTGGTCCAGGCCGAGCAGCAGGCCCGCCGAGCAGCCGACCTCCAGCAGCCCCACGGGTCCCTTGACCTTCGCCAGGGCCGGGTAGAGCAGGGTGGCCCGCCGCACCTCGTTGGTCTGCACGGTCCGGGTGGCGACCAGCTCGCGCACCCGGTCGGCCCGCTGGAGCACGAACTCCCGGAACAGCCGCCACGTGCCCTCGTCCGCGCCGTACGTGCCGCCCAGGGACGGGTAGTAGTTCGACAGCTCGTGGAACGGCTCCGCCTGCACCAGCCGGTGCGCCGCCGCCAGGAGCAGGGTCGCGTGCGCGAACCGCTCCGGGGCGGCGGTGAGCAGGCCGGCGACCTCCGGATCGTCGGCGGCGCGCGCGGCCAGGTGCTCGTACAGCGGCGAGACGCCGTGCGCCTCGCTGCGCGCGAACCGGGCCAG is a window from the Saccharothrix saharensis genome containing:
- a CDS encoding PQQ-binding-like beta-propeller repeat protein — its product is MGQPEQAESNGQVVLDGEDVLAESGDPRVEQPQDDVIAEPVPSRSWRTRGDFVGVALVVVAVLVASLVLWLTSDARNTVSQTGPSEITPLQPVTVMPPTLSEIWRAPSGATPVPVNLDSVVVTGDGGEVVGRNAFTGDVRWRYARDLPLCTVTTAWGRVFAVHRKDTNCSEVTTLETASGKRGPQRNGDAELGTRLLNEGSHVLTTGGTYVEVYRRDDLVRSLEYGTLRAIVNPNKQPRTGCTYHSFAVTGGKVAMIERCPSLDPSDRLTILKPNPEKSDEPQVISSTVTGETGARVIAVTANRVALAAPGRIVVFDSETGSSVGTYPVDVSADELAGDPPGRVASTFTSTANIYWFTGSKTVALSLADLNPLWTANGTLGAGTTLAGRLLLPVDDGLKVLDQVTGEEVAAIPVDRGDHTGPVEMATEGPVVLEQRGGTLVALR
- a CDS encoding NUDIX domain-containing protein — translated: MTVTAERESRIRRVSAIAPDSNGRLLPVRRRNPPGEGLWSRPRGRAGPGESDETALVREPRAHPRLSVTTGASTGSVTRPAPGGAHGFHDAPARCDPASSDRAGTRWTRGGPKLRSWPHSHWTRRCEEPSPDGVRLPRS
- a CDS encoding PH domain-containing protein, translated to MFAPRDPDEYLLPTERRVIRVRRHWSSLLWDLLEAGALLAGAMMISYLLPDNAGIIQNILWYASLFVLLRLAYFVMEWWVERIVVTDKRFMISSGVFETKVAMMPISKVTDLTYERSVLGRMFGFGTLVVESAGQIQALNRIEYLPNPEEVYDAISELTFGDKKAQAERFSMIKAQRAARGKKMVP
- a CDS encoding alpha/beta fold hydrolase, with protein sequence MHSQFSPHRAQRVDLPGRHGPIAALHAPAAGRDLGATALLVPGYTGSKEDFAPLVDPIADAGVEAVAIDLPGQYESPGPPAESDYRPEVLGSVVAELVAKLAAEGRRVLLLGHSFGGLVARGAVLAGAPVSGLTLMASGPSELPPGARRTALDYGEIVLREQGVEASQEVNETRLALNPNWRDVPQELKDFYRERFVRSSPAGLLGMGEALRTEPDLVAKLARVMRSAGIPCLVVCGDLDDAWSAASQRDMAERLDADFAVLSGVMHNPNTEAPEALLATVLPTWRAWLA
- a CDS encoding PHP domain-containing protein; this translates as MRIDLHTHSTESDGTDTPAELVAAAAATGLTAVALTDHDTAAGWAEAAAALPPGLKLVRGAELSCASDDGRGRVITVHLLAYLYDHTSPALVEEQLRLRLERRHRLRRMAERMVDDGFPIDPDELMAAMPADAPAGRPHLAMALIRAGVVSTVDEAFAKYLTGGRYYVPRTDTPVARAIQMITEAGGVTVLAHPFATSRGPIVTDQVVADLADLGLAGVEVDHPDHDAGTRARLRGLAGELGLLTTGSSDYHGTNKTVRLGAETTSPDVLDALADRATGCKILVG
- a CDS encoding RecB family exonuclease, with amino-acid sequence MQEQLGFDFGAMPKKLVRVTPAKLATWADCPRRFRMAYLDRPSPPRGGAWAHNTLGAVVHNALKALFDLPAERRTPEQAVALLHRQWKNDGFRDAEQAAVYRDRAVGWVRDYVEGLDTSIEPVGIERWVSTPTSKIVAEGRVDRIDLRDGELVIVDYKTGRHALTVDDARGSQALALYALAARRTLRKPCHRVELHHLPTRTVAVWEHTEESLGRHVSRAEEAADELRLATDTLEAGGDPEILFPPRTGNQCTWCDFRRSCPEGQRAAPALDPWALLAP
- a CDS encoding DUF2332 domain-containing protein, whose amino-acid sequence is MTSLDLVRQRLARFARSEAHGVSPLYEHLAARAADDPEVAGLLTAAPERFAHATLLLAAAHRLVQAEPFHELSNYYPSLGGTYGADEGTWRLFREFVLQRADRVRELVATRTVQTNEVRRATLLYPALAKVKGPVGLLEVGCSAGLLLGLDQYGYRYQTQQAGQLVAGPAKAALGLHCALEQAPGAELPKIPKTVKVAAKVGLDRAPADLTDEDTYAWLEACVWADQPERLRLFGVAATVQRKSPPEFVVGDAVADLGKAADRVPADLPLVVLTSNVLPYLAGEEFVAAVRDLGRPVWWLSHEEYAAGLAHVLPGRDDLRPGPDEPAFGVVGLVRFEGGEVRSAQALAKTAPHGQRLVWLP
- a CDS encoding DEAD/DEAH box helicase, producing the protein MALEHSEAGVPADDTSHPLVADAPVKPDSPTFGELGVREEIVRALAEAGIHRTFAIQELTLPLALAGDDVIGQARTGTGKTLGFGIPLLQRITVPGDGTPQALVVVPTRELCLQVTHDLTDAAKHLGVRVLAIYGGRPYEPQIAALRKGVDVVVGTPGRLLDLAEQRHLVLGKVRGLVLDEADEMLDLGFLPDIERILRMVPDERQTMLFSATMPGPIITLARTFLNQPTHVRAEENDAGAIHERTEQFVYRAHALDKSELLARALQARERGLSMVFTRTKRTAQKVADELVERGFAAAAVHGDLGQGAREQALRAFRSGKIDVLVATDVAARGIDVEGVTHVINYQCPEDEKTYVHRIGRTGRAGRTGVAVTLVDWDEMPRWKMISDALDLGKPEPVETYSTSDHLFKDLDIPAGSTGRLPLGLRTRAGLGAEPEENLKGEKKTRKRRRGGRSGAGAESTQPAEPGSSTATGSTGSGSGEDGGTRPRKRRRSRGGVAAGENGTVSEASSEVTAGAPAEPPAGEGERPRRRRRRRTGGGESSEPAQAD